A portion of the Hoplias malabaricus isolate fHopMal1 chromosome 1, fHopMal1.hap1, whole genome shotgun sequence genome contains these proteins:
- the cd79a gene encoding B-cell antigen receptor complex-associated protein alpha chain isoform X2 produces MGSRLVFLFCFLAAISVICCDIEAADDQPSLRIAISATATFKCCFKTNNTDLIATWQKIKIHDHNNTETEIINSTCKMKKENNLQCCTLEVKHVTFNDTGLYQCETPYGSAHSYTHGTFLQVYEPIEKILNISEQAKNSIITAQGVLLLIIVIIPGAMLLCKSKGLHELERSKSKEEENIYEGLNLDDYTSTYHQIQRSLVQGPYQDVMNKAEDDIQLEKP; encoded by the exons ATGGGGTCAAGATTGGTTTTCCTGTTCTGTTTTTTGGCAG CCATCAGTGTAATCTGCTGTGATATAGAGGCGGCGGATGACCAGCCCTCCTTGCGAATTGCCATCTCAGCCACAGCCACCTTCAAGTGCTGCTTCAAGACAAACAACACTGACCTGATAGCAACATGGCAGAAGATCAAAATACATGACCACAACAATACTGAAACAGAAATTATTAACTCGACATGTAAGATGAAAAAAGAGAACAACTTACAATGCTGTACTCTTGAGGTGAAACATGTCACATTTAATGATACAGGCCTGTACCAGTGTGAAACGCCATATGGATCAGCTCACAGTTATACACACGGCACTTTCCTGCAGGTCTATG AGCCCATCGAGAAGATACTAAACATCAGTGAGCAAGCTAAGAACAGCATCATCACTGCTCAAGGTGTTCTCCTGCTGATCATTGTGATCATTCCTGGTGCCATGCTCCTCTGCAAG TCAAAGGGGCTGCATGAGCTGGAGAGAAGTAAGAGCAAGGAGGAAGAGAATATTTATGAG GGACTAAATCTGGATGATTACACCTCCACCTATCATCAGATCCAGCGCTCTCTGGTACAAGGACCTTACCAGGATGTGATGAATAAGGCAGAGGATGACATCCAGCTGGAGAAACCCTGA
- the cd79a gene encoding B-cell antigen receptor complex-associated protein alpha chain isoform X1: protein MGSRLVFLFCFLAAAISVICCDIEAADDQPSLRIAISATATFKCCFKTNNTDLIATWQKIKIHDHNNTETEIINSTCKMKKENNLQCCTLEVKHVTFNDTGLYQCETPYGSAHSYTHGTFLQVYEPIEKILNISEQAKNSIITAQGVLLLIIVIIPGAMLLCKSKGLHELERSKSKEEENIYEGLNLDDYTSTYHQIQRSLVQGPYQDVMNKAEDDIQLEKP, encoded by the exons ATGGGGTCAAGATTGGTTTTCCTGTTCTGTTTTTTGGCAG caGCCATCAGTGTAATCTGCTGTGATATAGAGGCGGCGGATGACCAGCCCTCCTTGCGAATTGCCATCTCAGCCACAGCCACCTTCAAGTGCTGCTTCAAGACAAACAACACTGACCTGATAGCAACATGGCAGAAGATCAAAATACATGACCACAACAATACTGAAACAGAAATTATTAACTCGACATGTAAGATGAAAAAAGAGAACAACTTACAATGCTGTACTCTTGAGGTGAAACATGTCACATTTAATGATACAGGCCTGTACCAGTGTGAAACGCCATATGGATCAGCTCACAGTTATACACACGGCACTTTCCTGCAGGTCTATG AGCCCATCGAGAAGATACTAAACATCAGTGAGCAAGCTAAGAACAGCATCATCACTGCTCAAGGTGTTCTCCTGCTGATCATTGTGATCATTCCTGGTGCCATGCTCCTCTGCAAG TCAAAGGGGCTGCATGAGCTGGAGAGAAGTAAGAGCAAGGAGGAAGAGAATATTTATGAG GGACTAAATCTGGATGATTACACCTCCACCTATCATCAGATCCAGCGCTCTCTGGTACAAGGACCTTACCAGGATGTGATGAATAAGGCAGAGGATGACATCCAGCTGGAGAAACCCTGA